The proteins below come from a single Microtus ochrogaster isolate Prairie Vole_2 chromosome 8, MicOch1.0, whole genome shotgun sequence genomic window:
- the LOC101988896 gene encoding olfactory receptor 477 encodes MKAPNHTIVKEFILLGFTENPTLRIILFMVFLGIYAVTLVANISIITLIRSCPRLHTPMYQFLSHLAFVDIGFSTSVTPIMLAGFLGYGMVLSVAACEAQFCIAVTFGTVECFLLAAMAYDRYVAICSPLLYSTQMSPRICFLLVGVSYVGGCVNSTTFTSCLLSLSFCGPNHIDHFFCDFPAVLKLSCSDVSIIGIIPSISAGSIIVITVFVIAVSYTYILITILKMRSTEGRQKAFSTCTSHLTAVTLYYGTVTFIYVMPKSNYSTEQNKIMAVFYTVVIPMLNPLIYSLRNRDVKEALRKVTIKIYTRG; translated from the coding sequence ATGAAGGCTCCAAATCACACCATTGTGAAAGAGTTCATTCTTCTGGGGTTCACCGAGAACCCCACACTGCGTATCATTCTCTTTATGGTATTTCTTGGAATATATGCTGTTACTTTAGTAGCCAATATCAGCATCATCACTTTAATAAGAAGCTGCCCTCggctccacacacccatgtatcAGTTCCTTAGCCATCTGGCTTTTGTGGACATTGGGTTTTCTACATCAGTCACACCTATAATGCTTGCAGGATTCCTTGGATATGGAATGGTACTCTCTGTGGCTGCATGTGAAGCCCAATTTTGCATTGCAGTGACATTTGGTACAGTTGAATGCTTCCTTCTGGCAGCCATGGCCTATGACAGATATGTGGCCATTTGCTCACCCTTGCTCTACTCTACACAGATGTCCCCTAGGATCTGCTTCCTCTTGGTTGGGGTTTCCTATGTTGGCGGCTGTGTGAATTCAACGACATTTACTAGCTGCCTGTTGAGTTTGTCCTTCTGTGGGCCAAATCACATAGATCACTTTTTCTGTGACTTTCCTGCTGTGTTGAAACTTTCATGCTCAGATGTTTCCATTATTGGAATTATTCCCTCCATCTCTGCCGGATCCATCATTGTGATCACAGTGTTTGTCATAGCTGTCTCCTACACCTACATCCTCATCACCATCCTGAAGATGCGTTCCACCGAGGGCCGACAAaaggccttctccacctgcaccTCCCACCTCACTGCAGTCACTCTCTACTATGGGACTGTTACATTCATCTATGTGATGCCCAAGTCCAACTACTCTACTGAGCAGAACAAGATAATGGCTGTGTTCTACACAGTGGTGATCCCCATGCTTAACCCCCTCATTTACAGTCTGAGGAACAGAGATGTAAAGGAGGCCCTGAGAAAAGTCACCATCAAAATATATACAAGAGGATAA
- the LOC102002642 gene encoding olfactory receptor 473, giving the protein MNSVEAGNHTTVTELMILGLTEDPTLCIVFFVIFLGVYVVTLVGNISIITLIRISSQLHTPMYLFLSHLAFVDIVYSTSVSVIMLMELLGHGLVLPLAACEAQLCITVSFGSAECFLLAAMAYDRYVAICSPLLYSVLMSPRVCFLLLGVSYVGGCMNGWTFTGCLLNLTFCGPNQIDHFFCDFSPLLKLSCSDVSVIGFIPSISSGSIIVVTVFVIAISYIYILITILKMRSTEGRHKAFSTCTSHLTAVTLYYGTITFIYVMPKSSYSTEQNKVLSVFYTVVIPMLNPLIYSLRNRDVKDALRKATVRVYS; this is encoded by the exons ATGAACTCAGTA GAGGCTGGAAACCACACCACTGTGACAGAGCTAATGATTTTGGGACTAACAGAGGATCCTACACTGTGTATAGTCTTTTTTGTGATATTTCTAGGAGTATACGTTGTCACATTAGTAGGAAATATCAGCATCATCACGTTGATAAGAATTTCTTCCCagctgcacacacccatgtacctATTCCTCAGCCATCTGGCTTTTGTAGACATTGTCTATTCAACCTCAGTCTCTGTTATAATGCTTATGGAACTCCTTGGGCACGGACTGGTCCTACCTCTGGCTGCCTGTGAAGCCCAGCTCTGTATCACAGTGTCATTTGGGTCAGCTGAGTGCTTCCTATTGGCTGccatggcctatgatcgctatgtAGCCATCTGTTCACCTCTCCTCTACTCTGTGCTCATGTCCCCCAGAGTCTGTTTTCTACTGTTGGGAGTTTCTTATGTTGGTGGCTGCATGAATGGTTGGACATTTACTGGTTGTTTGTTAAATCTGACCTTCTGTGGACCAAATCAGATAGATCACTTTTTCTGTGACTTCTCCCCTCTGTTGAAACTGTCCTGttcagatgtctctgttattgGGTTCATCCCCTCTATCTCTTCTGGCTCCATCATTGTGGTGAcagtgtttgtcatagccatCTCCTACATCTATATCCTCATCACCATTCTGAAGATGCGCTCCACTGAGGGCCGCCAcaaggccttctccacctgcaccTCCCACCTCACTGCAGTCACTCTCTACTATGGGACCATCACCTTCATCTATGTGATGCCCAAGTCCAGCTACTCTACTGAACAGAACAAGGTGCTGTCTGTATTCTACACAGTGGTGATCCCCATGCTTAACCCCCTCATCTACAGTCTGAGGAACAGAGATGTAAAGGATGCTCTGAGGAAGGCAACTGTCAGAGTATATTCATAG